A section of the Candidatus Neomarinimicrobiota bacterium genome encodes:
- a CDS encoding DUF1207 domain-containing protein, giving the protein MPQGSIFPSLYLDPAAGQQSISILSYEVEGETRQLMYVPISMSMRQQFIRSIQSSARQWELGMEFTIFSQFSIVDVGEAFMGGLQNADYRVSSVFHYQCNPTTFYKASLFHQSSHLGDDYIIRNFVVTATLRTQNYEQLDLTLYNKFQSINLYGVTGYNVSPNTVRKRLLIQVGGDWNYPLSANPGLALVAGMDMKLYEHHDFVPNIRIGTGIEFARSTQTPVKILLSYYQGQLPYSTLEYQKVRLLGLSLMFDLPRNMK; this is encoded by the coding sequence TTGCCACAGGGATCAATCTTTCCATCCCTCTACCTGGACCCAGCAGCTGGTCAGCAGAGTATCAGTATTTTGAGTTATGAGGTTGAAGGGGAGACCCGGCAACTCATGTATGTACCTATCTCTATGAGCATGCGTCAGCAATTTATCCGCTCAATACAATCCTCAGCACGTCAATGGGAGCTGGGAATGGAGTTCACCATCTTTTCACAATTCTCCATAGTTGATGTGGGTGAAGCATTTATGGGGGGACTTCAGAATGCAGATTACCGGGTATCCTCAGTTTTTCATTATCAATGTAATCCAACCACATTTTATAAGGCCAGTCTCTTTCACCAGTCATCCCATCTAGGGGACGATTATATCATCCGCAACTTCGTCGTGACAGCTACGCTCCGAACTCAAAATTATGAACAGCTGGACCTGACATTGTATAATAAATTCCAAAGCATAAATCTCTACGGTGTGACAGGATATAATGTTTCTCCCAACACGGTGCGAAAACGCCTTCTGATTCAGGTGGGTGGAGATTGGAATTATCCACTCTCCGCTAACCCGGGGCTTGCTCTGGTAGCAGGGATGGATATGAAGCTTTATGAGCATCATGATTTTGTCCCTAATATACGAATTGGAACAGGAATTGAATTTGCCCGGAGCACGCAAACACCTGTCAAAATTTTGCTTTCTTATTATCAGGGGCAGTTGCCCTATAGCACACTGGAATATCAAAAAGTAAGATTGCTTGGGCTAAGTCTTATGTTCGACCTCCCCAGGAATATGAAATAG
- a CDS encoding NAD(P)-binding domain-containing protein: MDILSNESVLSWVLGALLIFAFTIPYLVNWKRKQKQTIDKLNEATRIGTNKALMQHPIIDLSRCIGCGICTKVCPEGEVLGLVGGKAVLINGSKCVGHEVCMESCPVGGIEVGLGDVSSREDIPLLSSELESNLENIYLIGELGGLALIRNAVNQGSRVAKSIQSKLKGSAPSQPIVVVGAGPAGLSCTISLMEMGLPVVLLDQSEPGGTILQYPRRKLVMVQPIEMPGYGEMSNSEYSKEELLEIWDKIFETHSPDFRSGHQLESIEKDGGGYKIRTSAGELTSEYVVLALGRRGTARKLEVPGEDLSKVAYKLMDAETYQNKHILVVGGGDSAVEAAVGLGQQIGNTVTLSYRKSSFARIKTRNDEQVAKAVKNGWISIMYESTVDSIHEEHVIINHHDQKKQVKNDYIFIFAGGIPPFKLMNSIGVQFGTSTLS, encoded by the coding sequence ATGGATATTCTAAGCAACGAATCTGTATTGTCGTGGGTTTTGGGTGCCCTGCTCATTTTTGCGTTCACCATACCCTATCTGGTCAACTGGAAGCGCAAACAGAAGCAGACCATTGATAAGCTGAATGAAGCAACACGAATTGGGACAAATAAAGCCCTCATGCAGCACCCCATTATTGATTTATCCAGGTGTATCGGTTGTGGCATTTGCACAAAGGTCTGTCCAGAGGGGGAAGTACTTGGTCTTGTAGGCGGTAAAGCCGTGCTGATCAATGGCAGCAAATGTGTAGGCCACGAAGTCTGCATGGAGAGTTGCCCCGTTGGGGGAATTGAAGTGGGTCTGGGCGATGTATCCAGTAGAGAAGACATTCCATTGCTCTCCTCAGAACTTGAAAGTAATCTGGAGAACATTTATCTCATTGGCGAACTCGGAGGCCTGGCCCTGATTAGAAATGCGGTCAATCAGGGGTCCAGAGTTGCTAAATCCATACAATCAAAGTTGAAGGGCTCTGCCCCCTCTCAACCCATTGTTGTGGTCGGCGCAGGACCTGCGGGACTCTCCTGTACTATCTCTCTCATGGAAATGGGACTACCGGTTGTTCTTCTGGATCAAAGTGAGCCAGGTGGCACCATCCTTCAATACCCCAGAAGGAAACTGGTCATGGTACAGCCCATAGAGATGCCTGGTTATGGTGAGATGAGCAATTCTGAATACTCAAAAGAGGAGTTACTCGAGATTTGGGACAAAATATTTGAAACTCATTCTCCTGATTTCCGTAGTGGCCATCAATTGGAGTCCATTGAAAAAGATGGCGGGGGCTATAAAATTAGAACCAGTGCTGGTGAGCTCACCAGCGAATATGTGGTTCTCGCTCTCGGTCGACGAGGCACAGCCAGGAAGCTTGAAGTTCCTGGAGAAGATCTGAGCAAGGTTGCCTATAAATTGATGGATGCTGAGACCTATCAGAATAAACATATTCTGGTCGTAGGTGGTGGTGACTCTGCCGTTGAGGCTGCCGTGGGACTGGGACAGCAAATCGGCAATACTGTGACCCTCTCGTATCGGAAGAGTAGTTTTGCCCGGATAAAGACCAGGAACGATGAACAGGTTGCCAAAGCCGTCAAAAACGGATGGATTAGTATTATGTATGAATCCACTGTGGATTCAATCCATGAGGAGCACGTAATAATCAATCATCATGACCAAAAGAAACAGGTCAAAAATGATTACATCTTCATATTTGCAGGAGGAATCCCGCCCTTCAAATTGATGAATTCAATCGGTGTTCAATTCGGGACTTCAACATTATCGTGA
- a CDS encoding ABC transporter permease has product MWLSYIKVAFRSLIKQRLYAFINIAGLAIGVTTCILILMYVRYERSYDQFHPYAQQIQRLNLAGKLGDNSFRMTNSTAPAGQAMLEEFPEVINYVRIRNTGFPVLRYEDKVFSEEGWWQADSTIFEVFNIPMVLGDPKTALTQPFNVVITEKMARKYFGDEDPLGKVLNSDNRTDFTVSGVVKEMPPNSHWHFDFLGAMATYGDSRSTMWLNNNFQTYLLLQEGADPAELEAKFPDLIQKNVGPELERFMGITMDQLIERGDAYELFLTPLLDIHLNSELQGEIEPNGDGRTVKIFAFIAIFILLLACINYMNLSTARSMSRAREIGIRKTLGSKRGQIIVQFLAESIFVTLIAFSLALLLVKVSLPWFSGIIDTPLALHLSDIPWVYLWVIPVGLIDGSYPAFLLSSFNPLRVLKGNPSAGKGGNWLRNGLVIFQFSVSITLLIGTMIIKDQLNYMQTKDLGLNPDNLLVINKTDDIGRTIQGFKAALRDDSGIKLVSNSTSVPGNPDGMNANATGMMVNDEEVVRLLGSFFVDYDFAGVYELEMAEGRFFSRNWGTDTLAVVINEAAVKAYGIKDPVGKELLTFQRGPDRVPVKIIGVVKDYHYDAPQIEIRPLAMYLLSDQFSRTRPNWGKFVSVKIDPTQINGSLDHIEQSWKQFAGEQALEYDHFDESLAELFRSERQAANIIMLFAALAIFIACLGLLGLAAYTAERRTKEIGIRKVLGASITNILVMLSRDTLKMVLVSILIAVPISYYAMQEWLANFAYRIDIDVFIFMGASVLAIMIAIITVALQSFQAAVANPIKSLRYE; this is encoded by the coding sequence ATGTGGTTAAGTTATATAAAAGTTGCTTTTAGATCTTTGATCAAGCAGCGTCTCTATGCCTTTATAAATATTGCCGGATTGGCAATTGGTGTCACCACCTGTATTCTGATCCTCATGTATGTTCGTTATGAACGGAGTTATGACCAATTTCATCCATATGCCCAACAAATCCAAAGATTAAACCTGGCTGGAAAATTAGGAGATAACTCCTTTCGTATGACCAACTCTACGGCCCCTGCCGGACAGGCCATGTTGGAAGAATTTCCTGAAGTGATCAACTATGTACGCATTAGAAACACGGGCTTCCCGGTCTTGCGATATGAGGATAAGGTGTTCTCTGAGGAAGGCTGGTGGCAGGCAGATTCCACAATTTTTGAAGTCTTTAACATTCCCATGGTGTTGGGTGATCCCAAAACTGCCTTGACCCAACCCTTCAACGTGGTGATCACAGAAAAAATGGCCCGGAAATATTTTGGCGATGAAGATCCCTTGGGGAAGGTTCTTAATTCTGACAATCGCACAGATTTTACCGTTTCAGGTGTAGTAAAAGAGATGCCTCCAAACTCCCATTGGCATTTTGATTTTCTTGGTGCCATGGCGACTTACGGGGATTCCCGTAGTACCATGTGGCTAAACAATAATTTTCAAACCTACCTCTTACTTCAGGAAGGAGCAGATCCAGCAGAGCTAGAGGCCAAGTTTCCCGATTTAATTCAAAAAAATGTGGGACCAGAGTTGGAAAGATTTATGGGTATAACCATGGATCAGTTGATAGAGCGGGGGGATGCTTATGAACTCTTCTTGACACCCCTGCTGGATATCCATTTGAATTCTGAATTACAGGGAGAAATCGAACCGAACGGTGATGGCCGAACGGTCAAAATCTTTGCTTTTATTGCCATATTTATTCTGCTGCTGGCATGTATCAACTATATGAATCTTTCTACAGCAAGATCCATGAGTCGTGCCCGGGAGATCGGTATTCGGAAAACGTTGGGGTCAAAACGAGGACAGATAATTGTGCAATTCCTGGCAGAATCCATTTTTGTTACCTTGATTGCCTTCAGTCTAGCACTTCTGCTGGTCAAAGTCAGCCTACCCTGGTTTTCGGGGATTATCGATACCCCTCTCGCACTCCATCTCTCAGACATCCCCTGGGTGTATTTGTGGGTTATTCCAGTAGGATTAATCGACGGTAGTTATCCAGCATTTTTGCTCTCTTCCTTTAATCCGCTCCGGGTTCTTAAGGGGAACCCTTCGGCCGGCAAGGGGGGCAATTGGCTGAGAAACGGACTGGTGATTTTCCAGTTTTCAGTATCCATCACCCTATTGATTGGAACCATGATCATCAAGGATCAATTAAATTACATGCAGACCAAAGATCTGGGGCTTAATCCTGACAATCTATTGGTTATCAATAAAACCGATGATATCGGTCGGACCATTCAAGGATTTAAAGCGGCGCTACGGGATGACTCGGGAATCAAGCTGGTGAGCAATAGTACATCCGTGCCGGGGAATCCTGATGGTATGAATGCCAATGCCACCGGAATGATGGTGAATGATGAAGAAGTGGTTCGTCTTTTAGGCTCATTCTTTGTGGATTATGATTTCGCCGGTGTTTATGAACTGGAGATGGCTGAGGGTCGATTTTTTTCCCGTAATTGGGGTACTGACACCCTGGCGGTGGTTATTAATGAAGCCGCAGTGAAGGCTTATGGAATCAAAGATCCGGTTGGCAAGGAACTATTAACCTTCCAGCGGGGACCTGATAGGGTACCTGTCAAGATCATTGGTGTTGTAAAGGATTACCACTATGATGCACCCCAGATAGAAATCCGGCCCCTGGCGATGTATCTATTATCCGATCAGTTTAGTCGAACCCGGCCGAATTGGGGTAAATTTGTGTCAGTAAAGATCGATCCCACACAAATCAATGGCAGCTTGGACCATATCGAACAGTCCTGGAAACAGTTCGCCGGCGAGCAGGCTCTTGAGTATGATCATTTTGACGAATCACTGGCAGAGTTGTTTCGTTCTGAGCGACAGGCGGCCAACATTATCATGTTGTTCGCAGCGCTGGCTATTTTCATCGCCTGTCTGGGTCTCCTGGGACTCGCCGCTTATACAGCTGAAAGGCGTACCAAAGAGATAGGTATCCGCAAAGTTCTGGGTGCTTCCATTACCAATATCCTGGTGATGCTATCCAGAGATACTTTAAAAATGGTGCTTGTTTCAATCCTCATTGCCGTACCAATTTCATATTATGCAATGCAGGAGTGGTTGGCAAACTTTGCCTATCGAATTGATATTGATGTATTTATTTTTATGGGAGCCTCGGTATTAGCAATAATGATTGCCATTATTACTGTCGCACTGCAATCCTTCCAGGCAGCTGTGGCAAATCCTATTAAATCTCTTCGCTACGAATAG
- a CDS encoding ABC transporter ATP-binding protein, whose product MIRTEKLNKIFRSEEIETTALNEIDLEIKEGEFVSIMGPSGCGKSTLMNVLGLLDNPTSGRYHFLGEEVSGYNEHQRADFRKANIGFVFQSFNLIDELRVYENVELPLLYLGIPTAERKERVNTMLERMGVGHRGGHFPQQLSGGQQQRVAVSRALVTNPKIVLADEPTGNLDSQHGDEVMNLLKDLNQQGTTIVMVTHSPAYAAYGNRTVNLFDGKIADETLNGNFHV is encoded by the coding sequence ATGATAAGGACAGAAAAATTAAACAAGATTTTTCGATCTGAAGAAATCGAAACCACTGCTTTGAATGAGATAGATTTAGAAATAAAGGAAGGTGAATTTGTATCAATTATGGGTCCTTCCGGTTGTGGAAAATCAACACTTATGAATGTGCTGGGACTTCTGGATAATCCCACATCTGGAAGATATCACTTCCTCGGGGAAGAGGTGAGCGGCTACAACGAACACCAACGTGCTGATTTTCGGAAAGCAAATATTGGCTTTGTCTTCCAGAGCTTCAATCTGATTGACGAGCTACGCGTTTATGAAAATGTGGAATTGCCCCTGCTATATCTGGGGATTCCCACAGCCGAACGCAAAGAACGTGTGAATACAATGTTGGAAAGAATGGGAGTGGGGCACAGAGGTGGCCATTTCCCCCAGCAATTATCAGGAGGCCAACAACAACGCGTTGCCGTATCTCGGGCACTGGTGACCAACCCCAAAATTGTACTGGCTGATGAACCCACTGGAAACCTTGACTCTCAACATGGTGACGAAGTAATGAACCTGTTGAAGGATTTGAATCAACAGGGAACCACCATTGTGATGGTAACTCACTCCCCAGCATATGCGGCTTATGGAAATAGAACGGTGAACCTGTTTGATGGTAAAATTGCAGATGAAACGCTGAATGGTAATTTTCATGTCTGA
- a CDS encoding efflux transporter periplasmic adaptor subunit gives MDRIIEKSRWKKYKPYAFAAAAAIFVVSVLVMGARGGDTLKIDNRRIGISTVESGDFQEFIPLSGTVVPIKTYYLDAIEGGRVETRYMDAGTFVEQGDKIISLANTNLLLDIMYREAELFQQSNNLRNTKLAMQQNRLSIQSQLLDLNYQILQSKRVFERNARLAEKEMISGEAYESSRDDYQYLLKKRVLTLQSFEQDSIYREVQVQQLESGLARMQDNMEIVKQNLDNLVITAPVSGQLTSLNAEIGEAKVRGERLGQIDILDGFKISAPVDEHFITRVQLSQPAHFSIGSREYTVHLNKIYPEVVNGQFRIELAFEGLEPEDIRRGQTLHMRLELGNSEQAILLRRGGFYQETGGQWVYVLDEGGQSASKRQVKLGRQNQDFYEVLEGLEPGDKVITSSYRQFGDYEQLFFKNEA, from the coding sequence ATGGATCGCATAATTGAGAAATCCAGATGGAAAAAATATAAACCTTATGCTTTCGCGGCAGCTGCAGCAATATTTGTTGTTTCAGTACTGGTGATGGGTGCCAGGGGTGGCGATACATTAAAAATTGATAATCGACGGATTGGGATCAGCACCGTTGAGAGCGGTGATTTTCAGGAATTTATCCCTCTCAGTGGTACCGTCGTTCCCATAAAAACCTATTACCTCGATGCCATTGAAGGCGGTCGAGTGGAAACCAGATACATGGACGCAGGCACTTTCGTGGAGCAGGGTGATAAAATTATCAGCCTGGCAAATACCAACCTGCTCCTGGATATCATGTACCGTGAGGCCGAATTGTTCCAACAGAGCAATAATCTTCGAAATACCAAACTTGCCATGCAGCAAAACCGTCTGAGCATCCAATCTCAGCTCCTGGATCTTAATTATCAGATACTTCAATCTAAACGTGTTTTCGAACGCAATGCCAGGCTTGCAGAAAAGGAGATGATTTCAGGGGAAGCGTACGAGTCCAGTAGAGATGACTATCAGTACCTCTTAAAAAAGCGTGTCCTGACACTCCAATCATTCGAGCAGGATTCCATTTATCGCGAGGTTCAGGTGCAGCAGTTGGAGAGTGGCCTGGCTCGCATGCAGGACAACATGGAAATTGTTAAGCAAAATTTAGATAATCTTGTCATCACAGCTCCCGTTTCAGGTCAATTGACCTCTTTGAACGCTGAAATTGGAGAAGCCAAAGTCAGAGGGGAGCGACTGGGGCAGATTGATATCCTTGATGGATTTAAGATCAGTGCACCGGTGGATGAACATTTCATCACTCGAGTTCAACTCAGTCAACCTGCCCACTTTAGTATTGGCTCCAGGGAGTACACTGTTCATTTAAACAAAATTTACCCAGAAGTTGTCAATGGCCAGTTTCGCATAGAATTGGCTTTTGAGGGTCTGGAACCAGAGGACATCAGACGTGGGCAAACCTTGCACATGCGTCTGGAGCTGGGCAACTCCGAACAAGCCATTCTACTAAGACGAGGGGGCTTTTACCAGGAAACGGGTGGGCAATGGGTCTATGTTCTTGATGAGGGTGGGCAGAGTGCCAGTAAAAGACAAGTCAAGCTGGGAAGACAAAACCAGGATTTTTATGAAGTTCTGGAAGGTCTGGAACCAGGGGATAAGGTCATCACAAGCAGTTACCGTCAATTCGGAGACTACGAACAATTATTTTTTAAAAACGAAGCATAA